In the genome of Dunckerocampus dactyliophorus isolate RoL2022-P2 chromosome 6, RoL_Ddac_1.1, whole genome shotgun sequence, one region contains:
- the polg2 gene encoding DNA polymerase subunit gamma-2, mitochondrial, whose product MLTYFVTKVRLRRALKCQSANIWRHTRGHSTLPTNQDSDQVRTLLQLFVDRHFISPGEINVELFKRGTSCCYGPLGLKLRRNVLHQWWSSMTGSRAQVFGINTPSSSGYAVMDGWGHLRITEPDDIKNILNQKELSKEQLIHSVHMCLQNSALLRTNVFQGALEHFVPSFELVNRKLPFGLAETGRCFQRSKDGSAEVTQASLVWFCSARTSSQWLDHWARQRLKWWRKFAIAPSDFSSSDVPQEELEGPASRGIKIFYNFPWGQELLEVLWSRGDCELLHIHKGMRSKLQFPQSRNGRKSVPHVVSITGNIDRGLLALLSNSLLLHKKEDAKQQLQQRKVLKLHPLLAPVKVALGIGRGATTELRQVCEGLLQELKEAKISVWPGYLETTSTPMEQLNSKYDEMGVLFTAVISDNTLESGLLQVRSRDTAIKETMHISDIKNFLCRYISAADNM is encoded by the exons ATGTTAACTTACTTCGTGACAAAGGTCCGACTTAGGCGTGCATTGAAATGTCAATCAGCAAATATTTGGCGACACACAAGAGGACACAGCACTCTACCAACGAATCAAGATTCGGACCAAGTCAGGACTTTGCTGCAACTTTTTGTGGACAGACACTTCATTTCTCCTGGTGAGATCAACGTGGAACTATTCAAGCGTGGGACGAGCTGCTGCTACGGACCACTGGGCCTGAAGCTTAGGAGGAATGTGCTGCACCAGTGGTGGTCTTCGATGACCGGATCCAGGGCTCAGGTGTTCGGGATAAACACTCCGAGTAGCAGTGGGTATGCAGTGATGGACGGATGGGGACACCTGAGAATTACAGAGCCTGATGACATCAAGAACATACTGAATCAGAAAGAGCTGAGCAAGGAGCAGCTCATCCACAGTGTCCACATGTGTCTGCAGAACTCAGCACTGCTGAGGACAAACGTATTTCAAG gTGCTTTGGAACACTTTGTCCCTTCGTTTGAGCTGGTGAACAGGAAGCTCCCTTTTGGCCTAGCAGAGACTGGTCGGTGTTTCCAGCGCTCAAAAGATGGCTCTG CTGAAGTCACTCAAGCATCTCTTGTCTGGTTCTGCTCCGCTCGGACCTCCTCACAATGGTTGGACCACTGGGCTCGACAGAGGCTCAAATGGTGGAGAAAA TTTGCCATTGCTCCATCAGACTTCAGCAGCAGTGACGTCCCGCAGGAGGAACTGGAAGGGCCGGCGTCTCGAGGCATAAAGATCTTCTACAACTTCCCATGGGGTCAGGAGCTCCTGGAGGTGCTGTGGAGCCGGGGAGACTGTGAGTTGCTTCACATCCACAAAGGAATGCGCTCCAAACTCCAG TTTCCACAGAGTCGAAATGGGCGCAAGTCAGTTCCTCATGTGGTTTCTATAACGGGGAACATTGACCGTGGTTTGTTGGCCTTGTTGTCCAACTCTCTCCTGCTGCACAAGAAAGAAGATGCAaagcagcagctgcagcagagGAAG GTGCTGAAGTTGCATCCATTGTTGGCGCCAGTCAAAGTGGCTTTAGGTATTGGCAGGGGCGCCACAACGGAACTGAGGCAG GTTTGCGAAGGCCTGCTGCAGGAGTTGAAGGAAGCAAAGATTTCAGTCTGGCCTGGATATCTTGAAACAACGTCAACGCCAATGGAGCAGCTAAACTCCAA GTATGATGAGATGGGCGTGCTTTTCACTGCCGTCATCAGCGACAACACGCTAGAAAGCGGCCTCCTGCAGGTGCGCAGCAGAGACACTGCCATCAAAGAGACTATGCATATCTCGGACATAAAGAACTTCCTCTGCAGATACATTTCTGCTGCAGACAACATGTAA